A single Bacillus sp. HMF5848 DNA region contains:
- a CDS encoding methylated-DNA--[protein]-cysteine S-methyltransferase, producing MIYYITIDSPIGLLYVVEKNQKITRIDYTDTSINGLELKESSLLLEASKQLLEYFSGNRKVFTLPLDIEGTNFQTKVWQGLLQIPYGTTWSYSDLACYIDNDKAVRAVGQANRRNPIPIIIPCHRVVGKNKQLVGYSGNRTDLQEILLKIEGVFT from the coding sequence ATCATATATTACATAACTATTGACTCTCCAATTGGACTGCTTTATGTCGTGGAGAAAAATCAAAAGATAACAAGGATAGATTATACTGACACCTCAATTAATGGATTAGAATTAAAAGAATCAAGTCTATTATTAGAAGCCTCAAAGCAACTGCTAGAATATTTTTCTGGTAACAGAAAAGTATTTACACTGCCATTGGATATTGAAGGTACAAACTTTCAAACGAAGGTTTGGCAAGGGTTATTACAAATACCATATGGTACAACATGGTCTTATAGTGATCTTGCCTGTTATATAGATAATGATAAGGCAGTAAGGGCTGTTGGACAGGCAAATCGAAGAAATCCTATCCCTATTATCATACCATGTCATCGAGTTGTGGGGAAAAATAAACAGCTTGTAGGCTATTCTGGTAACAGGACGGATTTGCAAGAGATTTTATTGAAAATAGAAGGTGTTTTCACATAA
- a CDS encoding electron transfer flavoprotein subunit beta/FixA family protein, which translates to MHIVVCVKQVPDTKIIKINPKTNTLDRRSAPAILNPYDAHAVQEAVNLKKKYGGTVSVVSMGPPQATAVIKKSVEIGADRGYLITDRAFAGADTLATSYALSKALEKIAQEEPIDLIFCGKHAIDGDTGQVGPGIARRLDIPPVTNVIEVMEYNKNEQIMILKRKLTNGYELIQANTPCLVTVEKEINGIEFSPLPNMLQAARYNPVIWSVNDFDDVDRTQLGLKGSPTIVGKMFTPPRPEGGKRFEGSSEEQVAQLVSTLLEKKEIFS; encoded by the coding sequence ATGCATATTGTTGTTTGCGTTAAACAAGTACCAGACACAAAAATAATTAAAATTAACCCCAAAACGAACACATTAGACCGCCGTAGTGCGCCGGCTATATTAAATCCATATGACGCTCATGCGGTACAAGAGGCTGTGAACCTAAAAAAGAAATATGGTGGGACGGTATCTGTTGTATCAATGGGCCCACCTCAAGCGACTGCCGTTATTAAAAAGAGTGTGGAAATAGGTGCCGATAGAGGGTATCTCATAACAGATAGAGCTTTTGCTGGTGCTGATACATTAGCAACTAGCTATGCATTGTCTAAAGCTCTGGAAAAGATTGCTCAAGAGGAGCCAATTGATCTTATCTTTTGTGGGAAGCATGCTATAGACGGGGATACAGGGCAAGTAGGTCCAGGTATAGCAAGACGTTTAGATATTCCACCAGTAACAAATGTGATTGAAGTTATGGAGTATAACAAGAATGAACAGATTATGATTCTGAAGAGAAAACTGACGAATGGTTACGAGCTTATTCAGGCAAACACTCCGTGTCTTGTTACTGTAGAAAAAGAAATTAATGGAATTGAATTTTCACCACTACCGAACATGCTACAAGCTGCAAGATATAACCCTGTCATATGGAGCGTTAATGATTTCGATGATGTTGACCGGACTCAATTAGGACTGAAAGGCTCACCAACAATTGTTGGTAAGATGTTTACACCACCAAGACCAGAAGGTGGTAAACGCTTTGAGGGAAGTAGTGAGGAGCAGGTTGCTCAGCTAGTTAGTACGTTGCTTGAGAAAAAGGAAATATTTAGCTAA
- a CDS encoding DUF2087 domain-containing protein → MQLNQLVNFHKTIGDPTRVRILVLLANGPLHGQALAGKLGLTPATVTHHISKLREIDVIHEKRVKNTIYFSINEAVLKRKSDALMKVVFKREEGESMQLEAKQDKQTMLKNFLTKEGRLKNIPAQKKKKLIVLEFLAKGLVHGRKYSEAEINEYIKQYHEDFATLRRELIMNHFMFRENAIYELNPEEMWDKVL, encoded by the coding sequence TTGCAATTAAACCAACTTGTTAATTTTCATAAGACTATTGGTGATCCAACAAGGGTCCGCATTTTAGTTTTATTAGCAAATGGACCTTTACATGGACAGGCGCTTGCTGGAAAGCTAGGATTAACACCCGCAACAGTGACTCATCATATCTCAAAACTTCGAGAAATTGATGTTATACATGAAAAGCGAGTCAAAAACACAATTTATTTCTCGATAAACGAAGCTGTATTAAAGCGAAAGTCAGATGCATTAATGAAGGTTGTATTTAAAAGAGAAGAGGGTGAATCGATGCAATTGGAGGCAAAGCAAGATAAGCAAACAATGTTGAAAAACTTTTTGACAAAAGAGGGCCGATTAAAGAATATTCCAGCACAAAAGAAGAAGAAGCTGATTGTTCTTGAATTTCTTGCGAAAGGTTTAGTTCATGGGCGGAAATATAGTGAAGCAGAAATTAATGAATATATTAAACAATATCATGAAGATTTTGCAACACTTCGCCGCGAATTAATTATGAATCATTTTATGTTTCGTGAGAACGCTATTTACGAATTAAATCCAGAAGAAATGTGGGATAAAGTTCTGTAA
- a CDS encoding aspartyl-phosphate phosphatase Spo0E family protein — protein sequence MGNGNLLNEKELLGSIAALRKEMIDTAMHSGFTSSSTVEISQKLDKLLFTYQIMVQKKECSVKTFFLSRNPVAY from the coding sequence ATGGGTAATGGTAATTTATTAAATGAAAAAGAGCTATTAGGTTCTATTGCCGCTCTTCGAAAAGAAATGATTGATACTGCCATGCATTCAGGTTTTACTAGCTCTAGTACAGTTGAAATATCTCAAAAACTAGACAAGCTTTTATTTACATATCAAATCATGGTACAAAAAAAAGAATGTAGTGTAAAAACTTTTTTTTTAAGTAGAAATCCAGTTGCTTATTAA
- a CDS encoding ferredoxin family protein, whose protein sequence is MSTKNLEEKQYLVRFKADTKSHLTVLDYDVCATKCPDKLCTVFCPAEVYKWEGTRMQVGYEGCHECGSCRIGCPYENIKWEYPKGGYGIVFRLA, encoded by the coding sequence ATGTCAACAAAGAACCTTGAAGAAAAGCAGTATTTAGTACGTTTTAAGGCTGACACGAAGTCGCATTTAACGGTTTTGGATTATGACGTTTGCGCCACAAAATGCCCAGATAAGCTTTGTACTGTGTTCTGTCCAGCCGAGGTTTATAAGTGGGAGGGCACACGTATGCAAGTCGGGTATGAAGGCTGTCACGAGTGCGGAAGCTGTCGCATTGGCTGTCCGTATGAAAACATTAAATGGGAATATCCAAAAGGCGGATATGGGATTGTGTTTAGATTGGCTTAA
- a CDS encoding thiamine pyrophosphate-dependent enzyme, giving the protein MATVERDIKQLQQAEQLTTFESGNEMAALAAAQINYHLMGYFPITPSTEIAQLLDQMKARGEHDIKLIAADGEHGSAGICYGASVAGARVFNATSANGLMYMLEQLPVQSGTRFPMVMNLVTRSISGPLDIRGDHSDLYFALNTGWVILTARTPQAVYDMNIMALKIAEHSDVRLPVIVAYDGFFTSHQKRRVNYFKDRVAVQKFVGECPTGYPNASNPKEPVTIGAHMNGDDLLNNNYQQSEALYRAGDVFKQVAQEYAKLSGREYPVLDLYKMEDADVALFLLNSAAETAKDVVDNLRAKGIKAGVISPNIIRPFPTEQIREALRNVKALLIGERADSYGSNGGNMTHEVKAALQADKENTTIVLSRMFGMGGKDFFADDAEAFFNMAIDAMETGDAEIAFDYYGHIPGNPEVKQSPVVEPLHGDAFKTGLIKVTQDETTGKLNVRIPPLRALTGKPKRIASGHGACPGCGIFPGLELFFKGIEGDIVVLFQTGCAYVVTTAYPHSSHKQTMIHNLFQSGAATLSGTLEAFMEMKRRGDIDVADDVTFVMVTGDGGMDIGMGSAIGTALRGHKLIMLEYDNEGYMNTGSQMSYSTPYGHMTSTTSVGKVQQGKTFHHKDTAQIMASTNIPYVFTGTEAFPQDLIKKAAKAQWYAQNVGTVYGKILITCPLNWKSEDRYGGTIMENAVNSCFFPLYEIEQGETTITYDPEAKNKRVPAEEWLRYMGKAKHLLKKDNAHMLAEFEKEIERRWQRLKALHESPYL; this is encoded by the coding sequence ATGGCGACAGTAGAACGAGATATAAAGCAATTGCAACAAGCTGAACAGCTTACAACGTTTGAATCAGGTAACGAAATGGCAGCCTTAGCGGCTGCACAAATTAACTACCACTTAATGGGGTATTTTCCTATCACTCCATCAACTGAAATAGCACAGTTGTTAGACCAAATGAAGGCACGTGGTGAGCATGATATTAAGTTAATTGCTGCTGATGGAGAGCATGGATCGGCGGGGATTTGTTATGGTGCATCTGTTGCAGGGGCACGTGTGTTTAATGCAACCAGTGCTAACGGATTAATGTATATGCTAGAGCAATTACCTGTTCAATCCGGTACAAGATTTCCAATGGTTATGAATCTAGTAACACGTTCAATTAGCGGTCCACTTGACATACGTGGCGATCATTCAGATCTTTATTTTGCTTTAAACACTGGTTGGGTGATTTTAACGGCTCGAACGCCTCAAGCTGTCTACGATATGAATATTATGGCTTTAAAGATTGCTGAACATAGCGACGTTCGTTTGCCGGTTATTGTTGCATATGATGGCTTTTTCACATCACATCAAAAACGTCGTGTTAATTATTTCAAAGACCGTGTAGCTGTTCAAAAGTTTGTAGGAGAATGCCCAACTGGATACCCAAATGCATCGAATCCGAAAGAGCCTGTAACTATTGGTGCTCATATGAATGGAGACGACTTATTAAATAACAACTATCAGCAATCTGAGGCATTATATCGTGCTGGAGATGTATTTAAACAAGTAGCACAGGAATATGCAAAGCTATCTGGTCGCGAGTATCCAGTTTTAGATTTGTATAAGATGGAAGATGCAGACGTTGCTCTATTCTTATTAAATTCTGCCGCAGAGACAGCTAAGGATGTTGTTGATAACTTGCGAGCAAAAGGAATTAAGGCAGGCGTCATCAGTCCTAATATTATTCGACCATTCCCTACTGAGCAGATTCGTGAAGCATTAAGAAATGTCAAAGCACTGCTGATTGGTGAGCGTGCAGACTCATACGGCTCTAACGGTGGAAATATGACTCATGAAGTGAAAGCTGCGCTGCAAGCTGACAAAGAGAATACTACCATTGTTTTATCACGTATGTTTGGAATGGGTGGTAAAGATTTCTTTGCAGATGATGCAGAAGCATTTTTTAACATGGCTATTGATGCGATGGAAACAGGTGATGCTGAAATAGCATTCGATTATTATGGGCATATCCCAGGAAATCCAGAAGTAAAACAAAGTCCAGTTGTTGAACCGTTACATGGAGATGCATTTAAAACAGGTTTAATTAAGGTAACTCAAGATGAAACAACAGGGAAATTAAATGTACGAATTCCACCGCTACGGGCACTAACCGGGAAGCCGAAACGAATTGCTTCTGGCCACGGAGCTTGTCCAGGATGTGGTATTTTCCCAGGACTTGAGTTGTTTTTTAAAGGTATAGAAGGTGACATTGTTGTGTTATTCCAAACCGGCTGTGCCTATGTAGTCACTACAGCATATCCACATAGCTCGCATAAACAAACGATGATTCATAACTTGTTCCAGAGTGGTGCCGCTACATTATCAGGTACGTTAGAGGCATTTATGGAAATGAAGCGTCGAGGTGATATTGACGTTGCTGATGATGTTACATTTGTAATGGTAACAGGTGATGGCGGTATGGACATTGGTATGGGCTCTGCCATCGGAACCGCACTGCGCGGCCATAAACTGATTATGCTAGAATATGATAATGAAGGGTATATGAATACAGGTTCGCAAATGTCATATTCAACTCCTTATGGGCACATGACAAGTACAACAAGTGTTGGAAAAGTACAGCAAGGTAAAACTTTCCATCACAAGGATACAGCTCAAATTATGGCTTCCACAAATATCCCTTACGTATTTACAGGAACAGAAGCGTTTCCGCAGGATTTGATAAAAAAAGCTGCAAAAGCACAATGGTACGCACAAAACGTAGGAACTGTGTATGGGAAAATTCTTATAACATGTCCATTAAATTGGAAGTCAGAAGATCGCTACGGTGGAACTATAATGGAGAATGCAGTAAATTCATGCTTCTTCCCACTTTATGAAATTGAACAAGGTGAAACTACTATTACGTACGACCCTGAAGCGAAAAATAAGCGTGTCCCTGCTGAAGAGTGGCTTCGTTATATGGGGAAAGCTAAGCATTTATTGAAGAAAGATAACGCGCACATGCTAGCCGAATTTGAAAAAGAAATTGAAAGACGTTGGCAGCGCCTAAAAGCATTACATGAAAGTCCATATTTGTAA
- a CDS encoding PAS domain-containing sensor histidine kinase: MQHVTNDEILTLRKRIEELEKDKLIIEEQLEMYKATFARAKDAIVIFDEQMNFHIVNAAAELLFEMPSEQLYKKNIYHFLSLVPSHVIKDSYSILQTEGELTDELLIKLENGKEKYIEYSAKRNAFNNYDISIMRDITDRKNLEYERHLSIQLFQDVYERAGVGIAIFDEAGRIIDANPYFCEKLKREKHELLNKLLLDFVSGHAFEDARIMWRSLKLEGTVQGDTAFELPDGSDILFDFSATSNSDNQIFMAIFHDVTENRELVKRLSESEERFRQVFNHALDPIVIWDGEGTVIKANPAAARLFELPLEDLIQTNMVEFVEEDSAKLQAVTNRFLKNNQIRDELHFRMANGQRKLVEFTSNKGVIDGYNMTIYRNVTERKRMVDQLQESEAKFRKIFEAAMDGIILFNDDKQIIDANEVAKSTLHLEKMGGKFFDILYCSDIKFMPVDTHPNSPQDSIKRAHFSFINGMEKTIEFSYKRNVFGDVHLAVFRDVTERLQMEEQLRKSDTLSVVGQLAAGIAHEIRNPMTALKGFIQLMSAEVEDKYDMYFNVMSSELTRIESIITQFLILAKPQAVKYELVDICELVETTLELMRPQAILQDTALKFESEEKLTKVYCEPNQIKQVFINIVKNAIEAMNKGGALTATVKKDEINKVQIIFTDEGPGIPEEKIKKLGEPFYTTKERGTGLGLMVSYKIIEEHDGVIDVYSVLNEGTTFTITLPATLE; the protein is encoded by the coding sequence TTGCAACACGTTACGAATGATGAAATACTTACTTTGAGAAAAAGAATTGAAGAGTTAGAGAAGGATAAATTAATTATCGAAGAACAACTTGAAATGTATAAGGCAACTTTTGCACGAGCAAAGGATGCCATAGTCATTTTTGATGAGCAGATGAACTTTCATATTGTTAACGCAGCAGCTGAATTGTTATTTGAAATGCCAAGTGAGCAGTTATACAAAAAAAACATTTATCATTTTTTAAGCTTAGTTCCTTCACATGTTATTAAGGACTCATATAGCATTCTCCAAACAGAAGGTGAATTAACAGATGAACTACTTATTAAGTTAGAAAACGGTAAAGAGAAATATATAGAGTATTCAGCAAAGCGTAATGCATTTAACAATTATGATATTTCTATCATGCGAGACATCACAGACAGAAAAAACCTTGAATATGAAAGACATTTAAGCATTCAGCTTTTTCAAGATGTGTATGAACGAGCCGGTGTTGGAATTGCTATTTTTGATGAAGCTGGACGTATCATTGATGCTAATCCATACTTTTGTGAAAAATTAAAAAGAGAAAAACATGAGTTGCTAAATAAACTATTGTTAGATTTTGTGTCAGGACATGCTTTTGAAGATGCTCGTATAATGTGGAGGTCACTCAAGTTAGAAGGAACCGTTCAAGGAGACACCGCTTTTGAACTACCTGATGGTAGCGATATTTTATTTGATTTTTCAGCTACTTCAAATTCAGATAATCAAATATTTATGGCGATATTTCATGATGTTACAGAAAATCGGGAATTAGTTAAAAGGCTTTCTGAAAGTGAAGAGCGTTTTCGTCAAGTATTCAATCATGCTCTTGACCCCATTGTCATTTGGGATGGTGAAGGGACTGTCATTAAAGCCAATCCAGCAGCAGCGAGGTTGTTTGAACTGCCTTTAGAAGATCTTATTCAGACAAATATGGTTGAGTTTGTCGAGGAAGATAGTGCTAAGTTACAAGCAGTTACAAATAGATTTCTAAAAAATAACCAAATTCGCGATGAGTTACATTTCAGAATGGCGAATGGACAACGTAAACTAGTTGAGTTCACGTCTAATAAAGGTGTCATAGACGGCTATAACATGACTATTTATCGTAACGTTACTGAGAGGAAAAGGATGGTAGATCAGCTTCAAGAAAGTGAAGCAAAGTTTAGAAAAATATTTGAAGCAGCAATGGATGGTATTATTCTGTTTAATGATGACAAGCAAATTATTGACGCAAATGAAGTTGCTAAATCAACGTTACATTTAGAAAAAATGGGTGGGAAGTTTTTTGATATATTGTATTGTAGTGATATAAAATTTATGCCAGTTGATACGCATCCTAACTCTCCCCAAGATTCGATAAAGAGAGCTCACTTTTCTTTTATTAATGGTATGGAAAAGACGATTGAATTCTCTTATAAGCGTAATGTGTTTGGGGATGTTCACCTAGCTGTGTTTCGCGATGTAACAGAACGTTTACAAATGGAGGAGCAACTGAGAAAGTCTGATACACTTTCTGTTGTTGGACAACTAGCAGCAGGAATAGCACATGAAATTCGAAATCCTATGACGGCGTTAAAGGGATTTATTCAGCTAATGAGTGCAGAGGTCGAGGACAAGTATGATATGTACTTTAATGTTATGTCTTCTGAGTTAACGAGAATAGAGTCTATTATTACTCAATTTTTAATTTTAGCAAAGCCTCAAGCTGTTAAATATGAATTAGTAGATATATGTGAGTTAGTTGAGACAACACTAGAGTTAATGCGTCCACAGGCGATATTACAAGATACAGCACTTAAATTTGAATCAGAGGAAAAGCTTACTAAAGTCTATTGTGAGCCTAATCAAATAAAGCAAGTCTTTATTAATATAGTAAAGAATGCTATTGAAGCTATGAATAAAGGGGGAGCTTTAACCGCTACTGTAAAGAAAGATGAAATTAATAAAGTTCAGATTATTTTTACTGATGAAGGGCCAGGTATACCGGAAGAAAAAATAAAAAAGCTTGGAGAACCCTTTTATACCACTAAGGAAAGAGGAACGGGGTTAGGTTTAATGGTAAGCTATAAAATAATTGAAGAGCATGATGGAGTAATAGATGTTTATAGTGTTCTTAACGAAGGTACCACGTTTACCATTACACTACCTGCTACATTGGAGTGA
- a CDS encoding electron transfer flavoprotein subunit alpha/FixB family protein, which translates to MDENRGVWVYIEENDGKIEGVSLELLGAGRDLADKLEVPLAGILLGNDVKGLTSQVISYGADEVYVIDNPVLKDYRTESYMKGVIELAEKYKPEVFLYGATPNGKDLASAVATDLNTGLTADTTILDINKEKRLLEASRPAFGGNIMATILCKKHRPQMATVRPKVMKALEPDQSRTGKVIEETIDLQETDMRTKVLEIVRNTGKKVNLADADIIVCGGKGMQDAKGFQLIHELADVLGATVGATRDAVEAGWIEHDYQVGQTGETVTPKLFFAIGVSGAIQHVVGMKNSEYIVAINKDPEAPIFDVATYGIVGDAFDIVPLLIEAFKKAQQQKDGEISYV; encoded by the coding sequence ATGGATGAAAATAGAGGAGTCTGGGTATATATTGAAGAAAATGACGGTAAAATCGAAGGTGTATCTCTTGAACTTTTAGGCGCAGGAAGAGACCTAGCAGATAAATTAGAAGTACCATTAGCTGGTATTTTACTAGGGAACGATGTGAAAGGACTCACAAGTCAAGTTATAAGCTATGGAGCTGATGAAGTATATGTAATAGACAATCCTGTATTAAAGGATTATCGAACAGAATCATATATGAAAGGTGTTATCGAATTAGCGGAAAAGTATAAGCCAGAGGTCTTTCTTTATGGAGCCACTCCTAACGGTAAAGACTTAGCTAGTGCGGTAGCCACTGATTTAAATACCGGTTTAACAGCTGATACTACTATATTAGATATTAATAAGGAAAAAAGATTACTTGAAGCTAGTAGACCAGCATTTGGTGGAAATATAATGGCCACTATTTTATGTAAAAAACATCGACCACAGATGGCTACAGTCCGACCAAAAGTTATGAAGGCACTAGAGCCAGATCAATCTAGAACAGGAAAAGTCATTGAGGAAACAATTGATTTACAGGAAACGGATATGAGAACAAAAGTACTAGAAATTGTTCGCAATACAGGAAAAAAAGTGAATTTAGCTGATGCAGATATCATCGTTTGTGGTGGGAAAGGTATGCAAGATGCAAAAGGATTTCAGCTGATTCATGAGTTGGCCGATGTGTTAGGGGCTACGGTCGGGGCAACCCGTGATGCCGTTGAGGCTGGATGGATCGAACATGATTATCAAGTAGGGCAAACAGGAGAAACGGTTACGCCGAAATTGTTTTTTGCTATAGGTGTGTCTGGAGCCATTCAGCATGTGGTTGGAATGAAAAATTCTGAATATATTGTAGCTATTAACAAAGACCCAGAAGCGCCAATATTTGATGTTGCGACATATGGCATTGTAGGAGATGCGTTTGATATTGTACCTTTGTTAATTGAAGCCTTCAAAAAAGCGCAACAACAAAAGGACGGTGAAATCAGCTATGTCTGA
- a CDS encoding FAD-dependent oxidoreductase: MSEKFDVIVVGAGPAGAACALTCAKAGLNVLLLERGEYPGSKNVMGGVLYRQQLEDLIPEFWKEAPLERPVIEQRFWMMDKESMVSFGYRGLEWGREGEEGSRYNNFTVLRAKFDQWFAQKAVEAGALLINETTALECIVENGKVVGVRTDRPDGEVYADVVVLADGVNSLLGKQLGFHKEFKPEEMALTVMEVINLPKNVINERFQLEDNQGCTVEIFGDSTKGHLGTAFLYTNNDSLNIGVGTTLSGMIKAKMKPYELLDYLKNHPMVKPYLAGGESAEYLAHLIPEGGYNSIPKIVGDGVVVVGDAAHLVNAIHREGSNMAMKSGQLAGETIIEAKKKGDFSTAALEPYRDKIYNSFIGQDLKKYKDVTHTFENNPQYFSEYVPMLNRAASKFFTVDGTPKKLKQKQIMRSVTSEKGTFKVIQDMYRAWKAVK; the protein is encoded by the coding sequence ATGTCTGAAAAATTTGATGTAATCGTAGTAGGAGCAGGACCAGCAGGAGCAGCATGTGCCCTTACTTGTGCAAAAGCAGGATTAAATGTACTACTTTTAGAACGTGGTGAGTATCCAGGGAGTAAAAACGTAATGGGAGGCGTCTTGTATCGTCAACAATTAGAGGATTTGATTCCGGAATTTTGGAAAGAAGCACCGCTAGAGCGTCCTGTTATTGAACAACGTTTTTGGATGATGGATAAAGAATCAATGGTATCTTTTGGTTACCGAGGTCTTGAATGGGGCAGAGAAGGTGAAGAAGGAAGCCGATATAACAATTTTACGGTGCTTAGAGCAAAATTTGATCAATGGTTTGCTCAAAAGGCTGTTGAAGCAGGAGCATTATTAATAAATGAAACAACAGCTTTAGAATGTATAGTCGAGAATGGAAAAGTCGTTGGTGTTCGTACAGACCGCCCTGACGGTGAAGTGTATGCTGATGTTGTCGTGCTAGCAGATGGTGTTAATTCACTGTTAGGTAAACAACTTGGTTTTCATAAGGAGTTTAAACCAGAAGAAATGGCATTAACTGTTATGGAGGTTATTAATCTACCGAAAAATGTAATTAATGAACGATTCCAACTTGAGGATAATCAAGGCTGCACAGTTGAAATATTTGGGGACTCAACAAAGGGGCACCTTGGCACAGCATTTTTATATACTAATAATGACAGTTTAAATATCGGTGTTGGAACAACACTGTCCGGTATGATTAAAGCAAAAATGAAGCCATACGAATTACTAGATTACTTGAAAAATCATCCGATGGTGAAGCCTTATTTAGCAGGAGGAGAGTCTGCTGAGTACTTAGCACACTTAATACCAGAAGGTGGATATAACTCTATTCCGAAGATTGTTGGCGACGGTGTAGTTGTTGTAGGAGATGCAGCACACTTAGTAAATGCTATTCATCGTGAAGGTTCAAATATGGCTATGAAGTCTGGGCAACTTGCTGGTGAGACAATTATTGAAGCAAAGAAAAAGGGTGATTTCAGTACTGCTGCATTAGAGCCTTATCGCGATAAAATCTATAATAGCTTCATAGGTCAGGACTTAAAAAAATATAAAGATGTTACACATACATTTGAAAACAACCCACAATACTTTAGTGAATATGTACCTATGTTAAATCGAGCTGCTAGTAAGTTTTTCACTGTTGATGGCACACCGAAGAAACTAAAGCAAAAGCAAATTATGCGCTCTGTTACATCTGAAAAAGGTACATTCAAAGTAATACAAGACATGTACAGAGCTTGGAAGGCGGTGAAATAA